One part of the Neisseria zalophi genome encodes these proteins:
- a CDS encoding helix-turn-helix transcriptional regulator produces the protein MTRSERLLSLLQLLRNHRHPVTAETLADTLSVSIRTVYRDIEALRRQGADIRAEAGIGFILHKDFLLPPLMFNENEIEALVLGLRWVVAYTDNTLREEAKNVLTKIHNILPDNLSGLIETQVLYPVKQPSGYDEHEQHILNTVRAAIRSNRKLSFNYTDAKGRPSNRCVWPFAIGYFDHTRLISAWCELRQDFRHFRSDRIREAIIGEPYPTPHMILLGEWRRQENINLQPFDF, from the coding sequence ATGACCCGATCCGAACGCTTACTCAGCTTATTGCAATTATTGCGCAACCATCGCCATCCCGTTACCGCCGAAACTTTGGCAGACACTTTATCTGTCAGCATCCGAACGGTTTACCGCGATATCGAAGCCCTGCGGCGGCAAGGTGCGGATATTCGTGCCGAAGCGGGCATAGGTTTTATTTTGCACAAAGATTTTCTATTGCCGCCGCTGATGTTTAATGAAAACGAAATCGAAGCTTTGGTGCTCGGCCTGCGCTGGGTGGTTGCTTATACCGACAACACACTGCGTGAAGAAGCCAAAAATGTGTTAACCAAAATCCACAATATCTTACCCGACAACTTATCCGGCCTGATAGAAACTCAGGTACTTTATCCGGTTAAACAACCTAGCGGCTACGACGAACACGAGCAACATATTCTCAATACCGTCCGTGCTGCCATCCGTAGCAACCGCAAGCTCTCTTTCAACTATACCGATGCCAAAGGCCGGCCAAGCAACCGCTGCGTCTGGCCGTTTGCCATCGGCTATTTCGACCATACCCGCCTAATTTCAGCATGGTGCGAACTCAGGCAGGATTTCCGCCATTTCCGCTCCGACCGCATCAGAGAGGCGATAATTGGGGAGCCCTACCCAACCCCACACATGATTTTACTAGGCGAATGGCGGCGGCAAGAAAATATCAACCTACAACCCTTTGATTTTTAG